GGAAAGTAGAAGGTGAAGTTGTCGCGCTTTATGAGTATGTCGCCCGGCAGCCTTCCGAGAAGGGGTATGCGCGGGGCGAGCACGAGCACCAGGCCGATGACGACGAGCGCCGCACCGACGACT
This genomic window from Deltaproteobacteria bacterium contains:
- a CDS encoding DUF2905 domain-containing protein; translation: MEELGSLGRTLIVVGAALVVIGLVLVLAPRIPLLGRLPGDILIKRDNFTFYFPLATSVVISLLATLILYLLRK